The segment AATGGGGACAGGGAGATTTCCCCTTCTACTTTGTGCAGTTGGCCAACTTCATGGCAGTGGAAGACAAACCGGTTGACAGTGCTTGGGCCGAACTTCGTGAAGCACAGTCGATGACTCTCAGTCTGCCCAATACAGGACAGGCCGTCATCATCGATATTGGTGAAGCGAAAGATATTCATCCTAAGAATAAACAGGATGTCGGTTACCGTCTCGCTCTGATTGCCCTGCATGATGTGTTTGGGAAAACGGACGTTGTCTATTCTGGACCGACCTACAAATCGATGGAAGTCGAGGGGAAAGAAGCTCATCTACAATTCGATCACGTGGGGGGGGGATTAGTTGCTAAAGGTGATGGCGAGGAATTGAAAGGATTCGCGATTGCTGGCGAAGACCAGAAGTTCTATTGGGCCGACGCACGGATTGAGGGAGACACTGTCATTGTGTCCTCCGACGAAGTGAGCGTTCCCGTATCAGTTCGTTACGCCTGGGCGAATAATCCGATCTGCAACCTGTTCAACGAAGCAGGATTACCCGCATCTCCATTCCGTACGGATGAATGGAAAGGGATCACAGCAGACAGCAAATAGCAGCCTCTCTGAAACCCGGCTTATGGCTGCGGTGGGATTGTTAAACAAGGTCAATTCGCCGCAGCAGAAGGTATCAGGACCTGCTAATAATTAAAAAAAGATTAAATGAGGCGTTGATGAAACTTCGGATCGTCCGTTTAAGGACTTAGCTGAAGTGCGTCTCTGGCATTAGCCGTGACTAAGCGGACACAACATTGTTTCGACAGTGTTGTGTCCGTTTTTCCATTTACCGGGACCACAACAGGAGTTACGGCGGACAGGGACAAACCTGTCTACGTGACAGGACCGAACCCTGTTTGGCTGATTTTTGACAGAATTGGGATGAATCCAGTCAGAACTACTTGTGCTAAGCTAGTTTAAAGGCTGGAATAGAGTGTGGGTCTAACGTCTAATTTCTCAGACTTGATTCTTTCCGAAAATCCATGTCATCAGTTCGGTTCATCGGAACAGTCCACGACTCCAAATTCAAATTGGGGAGAGAAGTCTGCTAAAAACTTCTTTCGCAATCGCCACTTTTGTTCACTTCCATAGCTCATCGATAAAACATCCGTTTTCAACTTCAACAGGAATCGGAACCAACTCTGTTCGATTTCGGCCTCTGTTTCGTGATTGTCTTTCTGTTCACCGGAGATGCAATTCGATTCCAAAACGTACCTTCCTCCTCCCAACCTGAATTCTGATCTCGTTCCATTCGGAAGCTCAGCGGATCAAATCAAAGAGAATGTGCCCATGCAGAACGTAACGCAGACAGCCAAGAAAATTATTGGTAACGTCGAAAAGGTAATTATCGGTAAGCGTCAGGAAATTATCATGGCGCTTGTGGCTCAGTTTTGTGAGGGACATGCGTTGTTGGAAGACGTTCCGGGTGTTGCAAAGACGATGCTTGCTCGTTCTCTGGCCGTTTCGACCGGTTGCGATTTCAACCGAGTCCAATGTACCCCCGACCTGTTGCCGGGAGACATCACCGGGGCTTCCATTTTCAGCCCCAAGACCGCCGAGTTTGAATTCCGACCCGGTCCAATCTTTACTCAGATTCTGCTCGCGGATGAGATTAACCGTACGACTCCTCGAACACAGGCGGCGTTGCTGGAAGCGATGGCGGAACGCAAAGTGACATTGGATGGAACCACCCACGATCTGGGAGCTCCGTTCATGGTGATCGCCACACAGAACCCGGTCGATCACGAGGGTACCTTTTCGCTTCCAGAAGCCCAACTCGACCGATTTATGGTTCGGTTGAGCCTGGGATATCCTAATCCAGAAGATGAAGACCGTATGTTGGCGAATCTTCAGCTGGGGCATCCTATCGATTCGATTGAACCGGTCGTCAATGCTCAAGATATTGTGGACTGCCAGAATGCAGTGCGTGAAGTTCATGTCGACTCCAAAGTGCGTTCTTACATTCTGGCCATCGTGCACGCCACGCGAAAACATGATGACATCAGCCTGGGTGCGAGTCCTCGTGGTTCTATCGCACTGTTCCGTGCATCACAGGCACTGGCGGCGATTCGCGGTCATGACTTTGTGATGCCCGACGATGTGAAGAAAATCATATATGCGGTAATGGCTCACCGTCTCATCGTCAAGCCGGAAAGCCGTCTTCGTAAAATCACACCACAGGCTGTATTGAAAGAAATTTTGAACGACATCCCTGTGCCGACCATTACCCAGAAAAAAGCAGTCGCTACGTAATACGGAACTGCGTTCCTGTCCTCTTGTTTCTGCCTTTATCCTGATTAGCCAGCCAAACTATGAGACTTTTCTTTATCAGCCTGGTGGTTCTTGTTGTTGCGATTTATCTGCAACTCGGGTTCTTTGTGTATGCCACCTACGTGTTGATGGGTGTCTTGCTGCTCAGCTATTATTTGACCCGAAATGCGGTCGAGAATCTGTCCGTACGGCGGTATTGTGTAGTTGAAACTGCCGAAGTGGGCGAGTACGCCGAAGTGGAATTGCGAATCGACAACAGCGGTTCGATTCCAGTTCCGTGGGTGATCCTCGAAGATTCGGTTCCGATGGATGCTCTCACGATGAAACCTTCGAAAATTACCATCGAAGGAGAGCGGATGTCGATTATTTCAGTCGGCAGCAAAGGACAGAAAAAGCTCAAGTACAAGATTGTGTTCAATTCACGAGGATATTACCAGATCGGGCCAACGATGCTCGAAAGCGGCGATGTCTTCGGATTGAACCGCCGCTACCGGGTGTTGACCAAACCGATTTACATCATGGTTTATCCCAAAGTGGTGCCGCTGGCTGGTTTCTCGCTGGAGTCGCGGCGACCGATGGGTGAAGTTCGTATGTCCCACCGGTTGTTCGAGGACCCATCACGTATCTCCGGCGTTCGCGAATACATCGAAGGGGATGCACTGAACCGAATTCATTGGAAGGCATCGGCCCGAACAGGAAAACTGCACTGCAAAACATTTGAACCTTCGTGCGTAATGGGTTCCACCATTCTGCTCGATTTTCACGTCGATAATTACCCGAGCGAATACGAACCTTACAAGTCCGATCTGGCCGTTACTGCGGTGGCGTCGATGGCAAACGCAGTCAGCCTGTTGGGTCAACAAATCGGGTTGATTACGAATGGACGCGATGCGGTCGACCGGTTGCAGCAGGAAGGCTATAAAACAGAATTCCGTAGCCGGAACGCAGCCCAGGAAAATCTGGGAATGAAAACAACAAACGATCGGTTGAGTCCCCTGATTGTGGAGACACGACGTGGTTACGATCAATTCATGCAGATTCGCGAAACGCTCGCCCGAGTTGAATTAACGGACGGACTCAGTTTCGCGCAACTCGTCGAAGAATCCCGCTCTCGAATGGTTCGTGACGCCACTATTGTAGCTGTGTTGGGTAAAGTCGACGAAGATATTGCCGCGACACTCGGAAGCTTGCGACGTCAAGGGTTTGCCGTAACGGCGATTCTTATTCGGTTCGACGAAGATGATCTTTCCGAAGCCATGGGTAAGCTAATTACTGAAGGAATTGACACCCGTCGTGTCAATCACTTGGACGACATCGCCTATGTCTGTTCGCAGGAACTTGTTTAATAAACATGATTGCCAGCGACAGACAAATTTATGATTTAATTTCGTAGTTATTATACAGTTATTCTCGAACGACCTGAATCAAAAACAGTGTCCGCTCTTTCCCCTGAGGCAAGGCTATGGCCCGTCGAAAAGAAAAACGGAAATCTACCCCCCGCCCCAAGGCGGAGAAGGTAGTCAAACCGTCAAGCAAACAGCGCCCGCAGAAGAAAGTGAAAGAAGCGTCAAATCAGGACTGGGTCGACCATGTAGGCATGCTCCTCAGTCCGATTCTGATCATGTTCATGGTAGGCTGCTTGCTCTACTTCTTCGTGAATACGTTCTACGAAGGCTTTTACGCCAAACGCCTGTTTATAATCATGGGGTGTTTTACCTTCGCGATTGTATTTATCTCTCGTATTTCGATTACGGCTGGGTCTACTCGCGGTGGAATATATGGTCTCGCACTGGCGATTGTGACAGGGCTGGCCATCATCAGTTATGTCAGTCAGCCGATACCCGCTATTGTGTTGACGCTTATTGTCTGGTGGTGCGCTAAGAAGATGACCTGGGATTGTACGCTCATTGATGATGAAGAAGATGCGTCAGGGGAAGGGCTGCTGCAACATACTGGGTTTGAGAAACGTCTGGAACCAGTTGAGAAGATCAAAGTCCCACTCTGGAAGCGACTCTTTCGGCGTAAGGCCGATAAAGAGGGGCAGCCCCATTCACCGGGCGTCTGGATTCTGTATTTCTCATTTGCAGCGATTCCCATTTTCGGACTGGGACAATTTCTGGTGGAAGTCGATGGCCCCGATGGAGTCGGGGCGGCCAAACGGGAATTCTCCTTTAACCTGCTCCTGATTTATATGGTAGGAGCTTTAGGGCTCCTGCTGGTGACCAGCCTGCTAGGGCTTCGTCGTTATTTAAGGCAGCGCGGCATGCAGATGCCTCGGGGAATCGTCTGGACCTGGGTCGGCTCGGGATCAGCACTGATACTGCTGCTGTTGTTGGGAAGTCTGTTACTTCCTCGTCCCTCGGTTCTTGCGAACTTTGGTCCTATGGCCAGTTTGACTGATGTTAAATTTGGGACAGACTATTACGACGATTCCGAAAGTATGTTCAAGCTGGGATACGGCGTTGATCGGGATGATCCCGATATCGATCCCAATCTAGAAATTGACGTACCGTTGCCTGAAGAAGAGGAAGAAGAGAAGGAGAAGGAACCTCCGCCCAAAAAAGAACTTCCCGAAACGGATGAAGAAGAACAGCAGGAGCCTCCTCCGGAAGAAGAGAAAGTAGAACCACCGGCCGAAGAGGAAGAGACTCTGTTAGCAGAGGTGACTCCTCCTCCCGAAAAGAAAAAGAGAGATCGGAGAGATAAGACGGAAGTGGAACCTCCTGTGACTCCGCCCGAGGAAACTCCGCCCGAGGAAACTCCACCTGAGGAAACTCCTCAAGCCGAAGAGCAACCCGAGCCTGAGGAACCTCCACAGCCCGAAGAACAAACAGATCCTGAATCGCCTGATCAGACTTCACCTGAATCGGAGGAGTCTGAAGATTCTTCCACTGAACCAAAACCCGAACCCGATGTAGAAACGGCCAGCTTTGACTGGATGACCCTGGGAATTTCCCTGCTCATTTTGTTAATACTCCTCGCGATCGGATATTTACTGTACCGGTATAACAGCAAGATCCGCGCCTTCCTGCAGAAGCTGTGGTTTATGCTGTTCGGTAAAAAGAAGAAAGAAGAAGAGGAAGAAGAGAGTGAGGAAGAGCTTGAAGTGGGTGATCGCATCTTGGTGCTGACTCCTCCTGAACCCCCACAACCATTCCGAACTTTCCATAATCCGTTCGAAGATGGAACAGCTGGCGAAAAGTCGAATGCAGACGTTGTCTGTTATACGTTCGACGCCCTCGAATCGTGGGCCTACGAGCACCAACAGGAACGCCCGCCGGAACAGACTCCGATGGAGTTCTGTTACGAGTTGGAACGTCAGAATGATCGGTTCGATAATTCCGCCAAACAGCTTTCCCGCTGGTATACCAGCTATGCTTATGCCGACCGGGAACCGGACGACAGCTGTCGCCCAGAGTTGGAACAAGTTTGGCAGGTGATGCTGAGGAAAGATGCGGAACCGGAACCCGTAGCGGAATTCGCTGAAGAAGACGATGGAGATACGGCAGAATTCCCTGTATCAAAAGAGTAACAGAGGTCTATTCCGTGGGGTTCACCCGTACAATAGATCCGGGAGAGTGTCCACGATTTGAGGCAGTTTGTATTGACGATCTAATTTTCATTGGCCACAATAAATATCAATATTGGCTGATATATTCTCCGACGACATTACCTACCTAACTTCTCCGCTGTGCTTCCTTCCGTTTGCGGCTACTCATTTTGGGCCATGGCCTCCAGGCGAATTCAACAGGAATCGCTGACTGAGCCTTGTTCTTCTGGCCTGATCTATTCAGTTGTACTTTCACCCGTCTGATTTTGTCTCCTGCAAGGAGCTGCGATTCATGTTTCGAATCGATGGTGGTCGAACTCCCGGTTATTGTGATGGTCTTACACGCCGAAATTTTCTCCAGCTGGGCGTCGCGGGAATGGGTTCGGTTGGAATGTCTCGCATCCTTCAGGCTAAAGCGGCAACGGAAGCAGCTGGAGGAACCGGGAAGAAAACGTCGGTCATATTGCTCTGGTTGGATGGTGGTCCGGGGCACCTCGATACCTACGATATGAAGCCGGAAGCGCCGAGCGAGTTCCGCGGAATCTGGAATCCAATTCCGACGAATGTACCCGGCTTCGAGATGACGGAACTCTTTCCGCTGCAGGCAAAAATCGCAGACAAGTTTTCCATCGTCCGTTCGTTGCAACACGGTACGGGAGACCATTTCGCAGGCGCTCACCGTATGCTGACGACTTATCCAGGCACCGTGAGCGGAGCGAATAAAGATATTCAGAATCCATCGATCGGCTCCGTGGCTGCCCGCATGGTGGGTGCGCGGAATCCAGGAATGCCTCCCTATGTTGCTGTCCCCTATGCTGCCAGTGTCGGTTTACGGCCCGGTTACTTTGGTTCAACTTATGTTGGCGACCAGTACAATCCATTTGATACAGGTTCTGACCCAAATAAAGAAGGTTTTAAAGTTCAGAATCTAAATGTGACGAAGTCGTTGTCTCTCGAGAGATTGGAAGATCGCCGACACCTGCAGAAAACTTTAGACAACATGCAGCGCAAGGTCGATCAGTCCGGTATGTTAGCGGCAATGGACGAGTTTGATCAGCAGGCGTTTAATCTCGTTACGGGTCCGCGGGCACGCGAAGCGTTTGATATCGACAGCGAAGATCCGACTTTGCGGGACAAATACGGTCGCAACAGCTTTGGTCAAAGCGTGTTATTGGCCCGCCGACTGGTCGAAGCGGGGACTACTTTTGTCACTTGTCACTTCGGTGGTTGGGACCATCACTGGGATTTACAGAAGGGGATGGATAACTACCTCCCCCGTGTAGACTCGGCCGTCAGTGCGTTATTTAACGACCTGACAGATCGCGGTTTGTACGACGACGTTCTCGTAGTGATGTGTGGAGAATTCAGCCGCACGCCTCGAATGAACAACGGCGGAAATGGTGGCCCTGCCTTAAGCATGGGAACGCCAGGCCGCGACCACTGGGGGAACGCGATGTTCTGCCTGATGGGTGGTGGCGGAGTTCGCGGCGGTCAGCTCATCGGAGCAACCGACCGCAAAGGGGAACGACCAATTGAACGTGTCGTTGGACCGGGAGACATTCACCATACGATTTACCGCGTGCTGGGTATCGACCCCTCGGTCGCATTCCTCGACCATTCTGGTCGACCGGTGTATTCAATCGGTCATGGCGACGTCATCGACGAACTTCTGTAAGAGGTAACGATCACCCAGTCGAGTTCAATGCTTACTCGGTAAGTTACGCTTCGCGAGCGAAACGGTAGCCAACACCTCGGACCGTTTCGACGAGATCCGCTTTGTCTTCCAGCTTTTGGCGTAGCGAGCGGATGTGAACGTCGATGGTTCGTTCCAGGGAGTTAGCATCAACACCTCGCGAGGTGTCCAGCAGTTCGTAACGGCTGAAGGGGCGACCGGGGTGGCTAGCCAGCATCCAGAGCAGTTTGAACTCGGTTAGTGTCAGGTTTAGTTCTTTGCCGTCCGCACAGGCGGTGTGGTGCAGGCGATCGATTTCGATGCCGTGGCACTTAATGACATCCTGAGTTTCTGTTTCCCGTGCTGGTTGACGCAGGTGTGCTTTGATGCGATGGATCAGAGGTTTCAATTTGAATGGTTTGGTGACGTAGTCATCAGCACCCATGTTGAAACCGATCACCTCGTCCAGCTCTTCGCTTTTGGCGGTGAGCATCATGATGCGGATGTTTTCAGTCTTCGGATTGTTCCGCAGATGGCGACAGATTTGCAGTCCATCCATGCCGGGAAGCATCAAGTCGAGTAGAATGAGGTCAGGCAATTTCTGCTGAGCCAGTTCCAGTCCCATCTGTCCGTCACGGGCAGAAAGAACTTCGTACCCCTCATTCTTCAAATTGTAGGTCAAAACATCTGCGAGCGAGGCTTCGTCTTCAATAATCAGGATTCGTTCACGGGCCATGGAAGGAGTGTCTCTCGAATCGTTTAGATGATGAGGCACGGTCAATGAAACCGCAGGTTGGTGATCGACGGTCACAGTCACTTTGATTAACTCCATTGTTTCAGGACAGAATTGTATCAGGACAGAGGGTTAAGAATACTGTCAGGCAGGAATAGAAACGGATGTTTCGCAGACGATTCAATTGGGGGAGCAGTCAGGGGAAACTGGTTATGTTGTCTATAACTGGAATGATTACCTTCTGGGAGCGTAACGGAGAGGTATGAAGAAATTGTTAACTGAGGGGAGATATTTCCTGAAATCGTCCGTCAGTATTGCTGGTCGTCAATAACGACGGGGAAGGTGACCCGGAAGGTGCTACCTTTGTTGATCTTGCTCTCCAGTTCCAAACTGGCACCAAAGACCTGGGAGAGATGTTTGACGATGGAGAGCCCGAGTCCCGTTCCGCCCAATTCGCGTGAGCGGGCCTTGTCGACGCGGTAAAATCGCTCAAAAACACGAGCCTGATATTCCATGGGAATTCCCGGTCCGGTGTCGGTGACTTCGACTGTAACCTCATTGCCATCTGGAGAGTTATTCTGGTAACTGCGTACGGTAACAGTGCCATTTTGAGGACTGTATTTGATGGCGTTGTCAATTAAGTTTTCGAAGATAGTTCGCAGCCCTTCGGCGTCGGCCAGCACAAGGGGATTCGCCGTGTTGCAGTCGAACTTCAGTTCGACGTTTTTCGCTTCCGCCTGGGGAGCGAGTGCGGTCAGGCAGGTGTTGATCGATTGTTCGAGATGAACCTCGTGGATTTCAAAGACATCCGTGCTCGATTCAATTCGCGAAATCTGCATCATGTCCAGAATCAAATCGTGCAGGCGTTCGGTATGTTGCAGGATATTGTTCAGAAACACCGTGTTATGTTCCGGGTCGTTCAAGGCTCCGTTTAATAAGGTTTCTGCGTAAGCTTGAATGGCGGCTAATGGTGTTTTTAATTCATGAGAAACATTCGAAAAGAATTCGGTCCGCATGTTCTCTAACTGACGCAGTTCGGAAATGTCGTGCAGTACTATCAGGACACCGGGAGCGGTCTCACCCGGCAGAGGAGTACCGAAGGCGGCGACGGTTGCTTGGGACTGGTTCAATTTGAATTCCAGTGAGGTCTGGCAGTACCCAGTCAGAACCGTGTTGACTAGTTCCTGGATTTGAGGAATTCGGATTAACTCGAGGTAGATACGACCCGTCACATCGGTGGTGGGTAAGGGAAGCAGTTTCTGAGCGGCCCGATTCGCAAAGATGATTTTACGTTCCGAATCGATGGCAAAGACCCCTTCCACCATACTGCCCAGTACGGCGGCCAGCCGCTCGCTATTTTCAGCCAGTTCTCGGCTTTTCAGCTGTAGTTCTTCAAACCGGGCCGCCGAGTTGCGACTCATCGCGTTAAAGGTCGCGCCGAGAAGTCCAAGTTCATCGCGACTGGTGATGTCGACTTCCTGACGGAGCTTGCCAGAGGTAATTGCTTCGGCAGCTTCGGTGATTTCCTGCAGAGGTTTGAGAATGCGTCCGACCATGATGTAAGTGAAGAACAGCGAAATCAGGCTGCAGATCGTCGCTGTTAACCAGATGACCTTTTGGAAAGAAGTGACCTGCCCATCGACACGGTCTACCGGTAACGATACCCGTACCACGCCCAGTGGCTTGCCTGCCGGACCAACACGTTGGGAAACATAACGCAAACTCTTGTTGAGCGTATCGCTGTAGCGTTCAGAGAAACCGATCCCCCTGTTCATCGCCTCACGAACTTCTTCGCGATTATTGTGCAGGTCCATCGCCTCATAATCTTCTGCCGAGTCGCCCAGCACATATCCATTCGCGTCAATCAGGGTAATTCGGGTACCGGTTTCCTGTTGCAGCGACTTCAGTTGTTGTTGTATTTCCGAGCTCGGAGGCTCCCGAAAGGCGGATTCCATCTGATCGGTTAGTAATGTCGCGCTGTTTTGTAACCTCTCGTCAATCATGCTGTGAATGATTTCGCTCTGCCGAAAGGCGAGAATCCAGATCACCACTCCGGCTGAGATCAGGGTAATGGCAGTGGTGACCGAGAAAATCTTCCAGAACAATCGTGAGGATAGCATGAGTGGGATGGGTCGTGTGAAAGGGGGCACGAATGATAACGGCATCGCGAATATTGCGTTAGCTGATTTCAGAACTGAACCGACATCGTTGACGAAGGCGGCATCCAATCCTCGCCTAATTCACTTGGACCTGACAATCGCCGTTTGGTTTGTTAACCAGAAATTCACTCAGAAATTCATTCAGATTTCGGAGATGGTTGCGGACGCGGATCGGGAAGGCGAAAAGATTGGTCGGTGTCGGCGCTCGATTTGGGTAGCGAGGAATTATGAACGGTCGTTCCGTCCAGAACGTCGGTCTGCTTAAGATGATCAGCTTCTGCGGCACTTTTCGGTGGTTGCTCTGACAGAAAGAGTTGCATCGTCATGGACCCGATTCTGATTTGATCGTCCGGTACCAGAACGACGTCACTTTTAATCTGCCGTCCATTGACGAAGGTGCCATTGCGACTGCCCAGGTCACGAACCCGATAAGTAATGCCGTCGAAGCGAATAACGCAGTGATGCCGGCTGATCTGATCGTCCTGCGGGCGAAAGTGACAGTCCCGTTCCCTGCCGATGATGCACTTTGTTCCTGGCAAGGGGATATGCACACCAGCGTGCGCTCCCGATTTAATAATCAGTTCCGCCTGTAGCATCTGAGGTGGACCTCCTCGTGTTTGGGGACCATCGAGGTTAGAAATTGTATGCGGAACCCCTGAAAGTGACCCCCGAACCATTTCTTGGTTCAATTTCAGCCTCGTCTTGCAGGCTCAAGGACAGGCGGCCCCCGTTTCTATTATCGGGTTTCTGTCTGGTGGTCACTTTTTTCGTTCCGTATGTTTCATTTTAAGATTGAAACTATGTAAGAGCAATTCAATTTCTCGCTGGCTATTCCGCAAGTCGTCGGAGGTCGGCAATATCAAAATGCTGCAGCAGACCAAAACAGAATATTTCCGGAGCCTGCGAGACTTGCATGTTATTGACGAAGATCTCTTTCAGCGTTTCAAACGAGTCGTCGGTGGTTAGCTGATCCACCAACGTCGGGGCGAGGGCAGCGGTGGTGAGGGCGACGAGGGAAGAACGGGGACCGACAGAATGCAGATGCAAAGGTGTGTCCTTCGCTGTATCTCGCGCCCATTTGATGGCACCCATTAACTGGCCGGATTGAATTCCCAGAGGACGTTCCCCCACACTGGAGACCAGCAAGGCGTACAACCCTGGACGTTGTGTTATTTTGGAATGGCCGAAGTAGAATGGATCGACAACCAGTACCCGATTTCCATCGGACAGGTGGGATTCGACCTGTGCCGCCAGTGAAGTTGAACCCAGTTCTGAGAGTAGCAACACCGTTGCTTTCGCGTTCTCTGTCGGGAATTCAATGACGGGAACGGTCCATTCGCTACCGAAATTTAAGTGCCAGTAGATGGCAGCTCGTTCGTCGACAGTCGATTGCTCGACTTGAGTCCCGCTGTAAGGGTAGTCGTGAAACTTGATGACTTCGGCCAACCGGACGCGTTCACCGTCGACGTCGAGCGTT is part of the Polystyrenella longa genome and harbors:
- a CDS encoding DUF1501 domain-containing protein, giving the protein MFRIDGGRTPGYCDGLTRRNFLQLGVAGMGSVGMSRILQAKAATEAAGGTGKKTSVILLWLDGGPGHLDTYDMKPEAPSEFRGIWNPIPTNVPGFEMTELFPLQAKIADKFSIVRSLQHGTGDHFAGAHRMLTTYPGTVSGANKDIQNPSIGSVAARMVGARNPGMPPYVAVPYAASVGLRPGYFGSTYVGDQYNPFDTGSDPNKEGFKVQNLNVTKSLSLERLEDRRHLQKTLDNMQRKVDQSGMLAAMDEFDQQAFNLVTGPRAREAFDIDSEDPTLRDKYGRNSFGQSVLLARRLVEAGTTFVTCHFGGWDHHWDLQKGMDNYLPRVDSAVSALFNDLTDRGLYDDVLVVMCGEFSRTPRMNNGGNGGPALSMGTPGRDHWGNAMFCLMGGGGVRGGQLIGATDRKGERPIERVVGPGDIHHTIYRVLGIDPSVAFLDHSGRPVYSIGHGDVIDELL
- a CDS encoding DUF58 domain-containing protein, which produces MRLFFISLVVLVVAIYLQLGFFVYATYVLMGVLLLSYYLTRNAVENLSVRRYCVVETAEVGEYAEVELRIDNSGSIPVPWVILEDSVPMDALTMKPSKITIEGERMSIISVGSKGQKKLKYKIVFNSRGYYQIGPTMLESGDVFGLNRRYRVLTKPIYIMVYPKVVPLAGFSLESRRPMGEVRMSHRLFEDPSRISGVREYIEGDALNRIHWKASARTGKLHCKTFEPSCVMGSTILLDFHVDNYPSEYEPYKSDLAVTAVASMANAVSLLGQQIGLITNGRDAVDRLQQEGYKTEFRSRNAAQENLGMKTTNDRLSPLIVETRRGYDQFMQIRETLARVELTDGLSFAQLVEESRSRMVRDATIVAVLGKVDEDIAATLGSLRRQGFAVTAILIRFDEDDLSEAMGKLITEGIDTRRVNHLDDIAYVCSQELV
- a CDS encoding ATP-binding protein gives rise to the protein MLSSRLFWKIFSVTTAITLISAGVVIWILAFRQSEIIHSMIDERLQNSATLLTDQMESAFREPPSSEIQQQLKSLQQETGTRITLIDANGYVLGDSAEDYEAMDLHNNREEVREAMNRGIGFSERYSDTLNKSLRYVSQRVGPAGKPLGVVRVSLPVDRVDGQVTSFQKVIWLTATICSLISLFFTYIMVGRILKPLQEITEAAEAITSGKLRQEVDITSRDELGLLGATFNAMSRNSAARFEELQLKSRELAENSERLAAVLGSMVEGVFAIDSERKIIFANRAAQKLLPLPTTDVTGRIYLELIRIPQIQELVNTVLTGYCQTSLEFKLNQSQATVAAFGTPLPGETAPGVLIVLHDISELRQLENMRTEFFSNVSHELKTPLAAIQAYAETLLNGALNDPEHNTVFLNNILQHTERLHDLILDMMQISRIESSTDVFEIHEVHLEQSINTCLTALAPQAEAKNVELKFDCNTANPLVLADAEGLRTIFENLIDNAIKYSPQNGTVTVRSYQNNSPDGNEVTVEVTDTGPGIPMEYQARVFERFYRVDKARSRELGGTGLGLSIVKHLSQVFGASLELESKINKGSTFRVTFPVVIDDQQY
- a CDS encoding response regulator; amino-acid sequence: MARERILIIEDEASLADVLTYNLKNEGYEVLSARDGQMGLELAQQKLPDLILLDLMLPGMDGLQICRHLRNNPKTENIRIMMLTAKSEELDEVIGFNMGADDYVTKPFKLKPLIHRIKAHLRQPARETETQDVIKCHGIEIDRLHHTACADGKELNLTLTEFKLLWMLASHPGRPFSRYELLDTSRGVDANSLERTIDVHIRSLRQKLEDKADLVETVRGVGYRFAREA
- a CDS encoding FHA domain-containing protein, coding for MLQAELIIKSGAHAGVHIPLPGTKCIIGRERDCHFRPQDDQISRHHCVIRFDGITYRVRDLGSRNGTFVNGRQIKSDVVLVPDDQIRIGSMTMQLFLSEQPPKSAAEADHLKQTDVLDGTTVHNSSLPKSSADTDQSFRLPDPRPQPSPKSE
- a CDS encoding AAA family ATPase, translating into MQNVTQTAKKIIGNVEKVIIGKRQEIIMALVAQFCEGHALLEDVPGVAKTMLARSLAVSTGCDFNRVQCTPDLLPGDITGASIFSPKTAEFEFRPGPIFTQILLADEINRTTPRTQAALLEAMAERKVTLDGTTHDLGAPFMVIATQNPVDHEGTFSLPEAQLDRFMVRLSLGYPNPEDEDRMLANLQLGHPIDSIEPVVNAQDIVDCQNAVREVHVDSKVRSYILAIVHATRKHDDISLGASPRGSIALFRASQALAAIRGHDFVMPDDVKKIIYAVMAHRLIVKPESRLRKITPQAVLKEILNDIPVPTITQKKAVAT